A genome region from Anolis carolinensis isolate JA03-04 chromosome 6, rAnoCar3.1.pri, whole genome shotgun sequence includes the following:
- the LOC100564534 gene encoding olfactory receptor 4K3, with amino-acid sequence MAWENKTEPNDFILLGFSQFWEVQLVLFIIFLLLYMATLFSNILVLLAIFQEPRLSHSPMFFLLGHLAFLDLGISSFAMPRALVDFLTQHQVISFQGCMAQLFFLHLFGGSEMILLMFMAYDRYVAICHPLHYASRMSRHHCIGFVLIAWSFGLLHTSVQLGFAVNIPFCGSNHVDSFFCDMPLLIKLACMDTYLLEVMMAANNGILTLVSLAALLLSYGLILYTICSRGTPGGTSKAISTCTSHLIVVSMYFGPIMFIYLQPNIHSLFDKVLSVFYTSVTPFMNPTVYALKNKEMKAAMRKLLTKRSGVFSTQIVTIQPGGLFCWKPNKKTLPLKASLNPMSLTRSVVARVEKGFIEPRDRLGTNN; translated from the coding sequence ATGGCGTGGGAAAACAAGACTGAACCCAATGACTTTATCCTGCTGGGTTTCTCTCAATTCTGGGAAGTTCAACTTGTGTTATTTATcatctttctcctcctctacaTGGCCACTCTCTTCAGCAATATCCTTGTTCTCCTGGCAATCTTTCAGGAGCCTCGGCTTTCCCATTCACCCATGTTTTTCCTGCTGGGCCACTTGGCTTTCCTGGACCTTGGCATATCCTCATTTGCAATGCCCAGGGCTCTTGTGGACTTCCTCACCCAACATCAAGTCATCTCCTTCCAAGGTTGCATGGCACAGCTCTTCTTCCTCCATTTATTTGGTGGCAGTGAAATGATCCTGCTGATGTTCATGGCTTATGACCGCTATGTAGCCATTTGCCATCCTCTCCATTATGCCTCACGCATGAGCAGGCATCACTGCATAGGGTTTGTCCTCATTGCCTGGTCTTTCGGGCTCCTCCATACCAGTGTCCAATTAGGCTTTGCCGTGAACATACCTTTCTGCGGATCCAATCATGTGGACAGCTTCTTCTGTGATATGCCTTTGCTCATCAAGTTGGCTTGCATGGACACGTATCTTCTGGAGGTCATGATGGCAGCCAACAACGGCATCCTAACCCTGGTGAGTTTGGCTGCCTTGCTTCTCTCCTACGGGCTTATTCTCTACACAATCTGCTCCCGGGGCACTCCTGGGGGGACCTCCAAAGCCATCTCCACGTGCACTTCCCACCTCATTGTGGTCTCCATGTATTTTGGACCCATTATGTTTATTTACCTCCAGCCCAATATCCATTCCCTTTTTGATAAAGTGCTTTCTGTCTTCTATACATCCGTCACCCCTTTCATGAACCCTACGGTGTATGCTTTGAAGAACAAGGAGATGAAAGCTGCCATGAGGAAGTTGTTGACAAAACGTTCTGGAGTGTTTTCTACTCAGATTGTCACCATTCAGCCAGGAGGGCTATTTTGTTGGAAACCTAACAAGAAGACTCTTCCCTTGAAGGCCAGCCTTAATCCAATGTCACTTACAAGATCTGTAGTGGCAAGAGTGGAGAAGGGGTTTATAGAGCCAAGAGACAGACTGGGAACAAACAACTAA
- the LOC100564336 gene encoding olfactory receptor 4N2 — protein MPFQGNHSMVQEFVLLGLSQVREVQIFLFFLFLLFYSLILPGNILIIVTISNDPHLSAPMYFFLASLAFLDICYCSVTPPKMLSDFFSSHKTISYQGCLAQIFFLHWLGGSEIMLLVAMAIDRYIAICHPLRYSRLITQVACSLLVLASCFLGFVHSIIQIALLMPLPFCGPNELDNFFCDIIQIINLACTDTYTLTYIMFFNSGLSIVMCFILLLISYAILLVKVRMGTGQGKNKAASTCVTHIIIVFVMFGPAIYIYCRPFQDFSLDKVVAVFHTVVFPLMNPMIYTMSNKEIKRAVVKMLGKHCHCGYIMKGSQ, from the coding sequence ATGCCATTCCAAGGAAATCATTCCATGGTGCAAGAGTTTGTCCTGCTGGGTCTCTCCCAAGTCAGGGAGGTCCagatcttcctcttcttcctcttcctcctcttctactCACTGATCCTGCCAGGAAACATCTTGATCATTGTGACCATTTCGAATGACCCCCATTTAAGTGCACCCATGTACTTCTTCTTGGCCAGCTTGGCTTTCTTGGATATCTGCTACTGCTCCGTCACACCTCCTAAGATGCTGTCTGACTTCTTCTCCAGCCACAAGACTATTTCTTATCAGGGATGCTTGGCCCAGATCTTCTTCCTCCATTGGCTAGGAGGCTCTGAGATCATGCTTCTCGTTGCCATGGCCATCGATCGCTACATCGCTATTTGTCATCCCTTGCGTTATTCCCGCCTAATCACCCAAGTTGCATGCAGCCTTTTGGTCCTGGCTTCTTGCTTCCTAGGGTTCGTGCACTCCATTATCCAGATTGCCCTTCTCATGCCTCTCCCTTTCTGTGGACCCAATGAACTGGACAACTTCTTCTGTGACATCATCCAGATCATCAATCTGGCTTGCACTGACACATACACTCTGACATACATCATGTTCTTCAACAGCGGCCTCTCTATTGTGATGTGTTTCATCCTCCTGCTCATTTCCTATGCGATCCTTTTGGTTAAGGTGAGGATGGGAACTGGTCAGGGGAAGAACAAGGCTGCCTCCACATGTGTTACCCATATCATCATTGTCTTTGTAATGTTTGGCCCTGCCATCTACATCTACTGCCGACCCTTCCAGGATTTCTCCCTTGACAAAGTGGTGGCTGTTTTCCATACAGTGGTCTTCCCTTTAATGAATCCCATGATCTACACAATGAGTAACAAGGAAATAAAACGGGCTGTTGTGAAGATGTTGGGCAAACACTGCCATTGCGGATATATAATGAAGGGGAGCCAGTAG
- the LOC107983138 gene encoding olfactory receptor 4Q3-like, whose protein sequence is MNGSTVSEFILLGFHFPCSVQTYLSTLVLACYAVTLLGNCLILATVLSEPHLRNSPMYFFLANLSLTDMTFASVAAPKFAADLLKCGHSISYAGCMGQLFYLHLFGGAEMLLLSVMAYDRYVAICHPLRYGAIMDRQYCFKMLAVCWTGGFLHSTIHAAVLAHLPFCGPNVLDNFYCELPEVLKLACMDIYASEVITIVNSGLITLPCFLTLLISYSMILTTVCSRFGKGGAKALSTCGSHLMVVSLFYVPCIIVYLKPFSNSQKNKVVSTFYMLATPALNPFIYTLRNQEIKEAMRKLKHKCKLLLVPQRE, encoded by the coding sequence ATGAATGGAAGCACAGTTTCTGAGTTTATTTTGCTGGGCTTCCACTTCCCCTGCTCTGTTCAGACCTACCTCTCCACTCTAGTCCTGGCTTGCTATGCCGTCACTCTTCTGGGCAACTGCTTGATTTTGGCAACTGTTCTGTCTGAGCCTCATCTCCGAAACTCTCCCATGTATTTCTTCCTCGCCAATCTGAGCCTTACTGACATGACCTTTGCTTCGGTAGCAGCCCCCAAATTTGCAGCAGATCTGTTGAAGTGTGGCCATTCCATCTCCTATGCAGGCTGCATGGGGCAGTTGTTCTACCTCCACCTTTTTGGAGGAGCCGAGATGCTTCTCCTCTCCGTTATGGCCTACGACCGTTATGTGGCCATCTGCCACCCGCTGAGATACGGGGCCATCATGGACCGGCAGTATTGCTTCAAAATGCTTGCTGTCTGTTGGACAGGAGGCTTCCTTCACTCCACCATCCACGCAGCAGTGCTTGCCCACTTGCCCTTTTGTGGACCCAATGTCCTCGATAACTTCTACTGTGAACTTCCAGAGGTGCTTAAGCTTGCTTGCATGGATATCTATGCTTCTGAGGTCATCACAATAGTGAACAGTGGCTTGATAACTCTACCGTGTTTTTTGACCCTGCTGATCTCTTATTCCATGATCCTGACCACTGTGTGTAGCCGTTTTGGGAAAGGTGGAGCGAAGGCTTTGTCCACTTGCGGTTCCCACTTAATGGTGGTCAGCCTCTTCTATGTGCCCTGCATTATTGTGTATTTGAAACctttctccaactcccagaagaacAAAGTGGTTTCCACATTTTACATGCTTGCTACACCAGCCCTCAATCCTTTCATCTACACGCTGAGGAACCAAGAAATCAAAGAAGCCATGAGGAAGCTGAAACATAAATGTAAGCTCCTTTTGGTACCTCAAAGGGAATAG
- the LOC107983144 gene encoding LOW QUALITY PROTEIN: olfactory receptor 4Q3-like (The sequence of the model RefSeq protein was modified relative to this genomic sequence to represent the inferred CDS: deleted 1 base in 1 codon) gives MPSCSMLPLDWTAPKCSTLMIRPLSFQGPATFMNVSGVTEFTLLGLPGSRPIQILLFILASGCYIASLLGNLLIVITVCADTRLQQSPMYFFLANLSFIDTVLASVATPKMVADLIHHGRTIPFAGCMTQLFFIHFLGGSEMLLLTLMAYDRYIAICHPLTYTTTMNRSRCVRLLISCWVGGLVHSATQLVLIVRLPFCGPNKLDNFFCDVQQVVQLACVDTYVTEILMVANSGLLSLVCFVVLLVSYGIILATLKDHFKESGRKALSTCSSHLTVVSLIFVPCLLVYLVPMPSSSVEKIASTFYTVVTPALNPIVYTLRNREMKEAMGRLKNRCLFHLLVCKEKMFESCIYY, from the exons ATGCCCAGTTGTTCCATGCTGCCATTGGACTGGACTGCTCCAAAGTGCTCAACCTTAATGATTCGGCCTCTTTCCTTTCAAGGTCCAGCCACCTTCATGAATGTCTCAGGTGTTACAGAATTTACCTTATTGGGTCTACCTGGCTCCCGCCCCATCCAGATCCTTCTCTTTATCCTGGCTTCAGGTTGCTACATCGCAAGCCTGCTGGGCAACTTGCTTATTGTGATAACGGTGTGTGCAGATACACggctccagcagtctcccatgtACTTTTTCCTGGCCAACTTATCCTTCATTGATACCGTCTTGGCCTCTGTGGCTACTCCCAAGATGGTGGCAGACCTCATACATCATGGTAGGACCATCCCTTTTGCAGGATGCATGACTCAACTCTTCTTCATCCACTTCCTGGGGGGTTCAGAGATGCTCCTCCTCACCCTCATGGCTTATGATCGCTACATAGCCATCTGCCACCCGCTTACTTATACTACCACCATGAACCGTTCGCGTTGTGTCAGGCTCCTCATCTCCTGTTGGGTAGGAGGCCTGGTCCACTCAGCCAcccagctggtcctgattgtacGACTTCCTTTTTGTGGGCCGAACAAGTTGGACAACTTCTTCTGTGATGTGCAACAGGTAGTCCAACTTGCTTGTGTTGATACTTACGTCACTGAAATACTAATGGTGGCCAACAGCGGGCTGCTCTCCTTGGTCTGCTTCGTTGTCTTGTTGGTCTCCTACGGCATCATCCTAGCCACCTTAAAAGATCATTTTAAGGAGAGCGGAAGGAAAGCCCTGTCCACTTGCAGTTCTCACCTGACTGTGGTCAGCCTCATTTTTGTGCCTTGTCTCTTAGTTTACCTTGTGCCCATGCCCAGTTCCAGTGTGGAAAAAATAGCTTCCACATTCTACACAGTTGTCACTCCTGCCCTCAATCCTATTGTATACACCCTAAGGAATCGGGAAATGAAAGAGGCCATGGGACGATTGAAGAATAGGTGCCTT TTTCACCTTCTAGTGTGCAAAGAGAAAATGTTTGAATCCTGTATCTATTACTGA
- the LOC100564734 gene encoding olfactory receptor 4M1 — MDSVTGAAEVTLVDSPPNHSEGVRNITGVTEFILTGLSHGRGTQLFLFALFLTFYLIVLPSNILIIVAIRGDPHLSSPMYFLLANLAFLDIWYSSITAPKMLVDFFAERKVISFGGCITQLFFLHFVGASEMFLLTIMAYDRYVAICRPLHYTNLMSRRLCIVLVIAAWVGGFVHSFIQVVLILRLPFCGPNKLDNYFCDITQVLRIACANTFAEEMVMIFSSGLISVVCFIALLVSYAFLVTMLKKNASDSASKALSTCYSHITIVIFMFGPAIYIYARPFDEYAPDKVVSVFHTIIFPLLNPIIYTLRNKEITTAMKRVVTQHLFCKKYCK, encoded by the coding sequence ATGGATAGTGTCACTGGAGCGGCTGAAGTTACATTAGTAGACTCACCACCGAACCATTCTGAAGGGGTGAGGAACATCACTGGAGTGACTGAGTTTATCTTGACAGGGTTGTCCCATGGACGTGGAACCCAGCTTTTCCTCTTTGCTCTCTTCCTCACTTTCTACCTCATTGTCCTTCCAAGCAACATTTTGATCATCGTTGCCATCCGGGGTGATCCTCACCTTAGTTCACCCATGTATTTTTTACTGGCCAACTTGGCTTTCTTGGACATCTGGTATTCTTCCATCACTGCTCCCAAGATGTTGGTTGACTTCTTTGCAGAACGTAAGGTCATTTCTTTTGGTGGATGCATCACCCAGCtcttttttctccattttgtGGGGGCTTCTGAGATGTTCCTGCTCACCATCATGGCCTATGACCGCTACGTTGCCATATGCCGGCCCCTACATTACACCAACTTGATGAGCCGTCGCCTCTGCATTGTACTAGTGATAGCAGCTTGGGTTGGGGGCTTTGTCCACTCCTTCATCCAAGTTGTGCTGATTCTCCGCCTCCCTTTCTGTGGACCCAACAAACTGGACAACTACTTCTGTGATATCACTCAAGTGCTGAGGATCGCCTGTGCCAACACCTTTGCCGAGGAGATGGTGATGATCTTTAGCAGCGGCCTCATCTCTGTGGTCTGCTTCATAGCCCTCTTGGTCTCCTATGCCTTTTTGGTCACCATGTTGAAGAAGAATGCCAGTGACTCAGCGAGCAAAGCACTCTCCACTTGTTATTCCCACATCACCATTGTCATTTTCATGTTTGGTCCTGCTATCTACATCTATGCCCGGCCCTTTGATGAATATGCACCTGACAAGGTGGTCTCTGTCTTCCACACCATCATTTTCCCcctcctgaatcccatcatttatACCCTCAGGAACAAGGAGATCACAACAGCCATGAAGAGGGTAGTTACTCAACACCTCTTTTGCAAGAAATATTGCAAATGA